In Picosynechococcus sp. PCC 7002, the following are encoded in one genomic region:
- a CDS encoding L-threonylcarbamoyladenylate synthase, giving the protein MANYYSLHPKNPQQRDLEAIAQQLRAGAVMLYPTDTVYAIGCDLTAKQAVQKVRQLKRLANDKPLTFLCSSLSNISEYALVSDEAYRIMKRAIPGPYTFLLPATKQVPKLVMSPKRRSTGIRVPDHAICQGLLQALGNPIISTSAHLPDEDGEPFTLGLEKARLFDALEPLVDIIIDSDSEPGTKTSTILDFCDRQPTLIRKGLGWDALEGWLDVVDLSDATQ; this is encoded by the coding sequence ATGGCTAATTATTATTCACTCCACCCGAAAAATCCCCAACAACGGGATTTAGAGGCGATCGCCCAACAACTCCGGGCTGGGGCCGTGATGTTATATCCAACAGATACAGTGTACGCCATTGGTTGTGATCTCACCGCAAAGCAAGCCGTGCAAAAAGTGCGCCAACTCAAGCGCCTCGCCAACGATAAACCCCTCACTTTCCTCTGCTCATCCCTGTCGAATATTTCTGAATATGCCCTCGTCAGTGACGAAGCTTACCGGATTATGAAACGGGCAATTCCTGGCCCCTATACCTTCTTACTTCCCGCCACAAAACAGGTGCCGAAGCTGGTGATGAGCCCCAAACGCCGCAGCACCGGGATTCGTGTCCCTGACCATGCGATCTGTCAGGGTTTACTCCAGGCCCTTGGCAATCCGATTATTTCCACCTCGGCCCACTTGCCCGACGAAGATGGTGAACCTTTTACCCTTGGCCTTGAAAAAGCGCGCCTCTTTGATGCCCTAGAGCCCCTTGTGGATATCATCATCGACAGTGACAGCGAGCCCGGCACCAAAACTTCAACGATTCTCGACTTTTGCGATCGCCAACCGACCCTCATCCGTAAAGGCCTCGGCTGGGATGCCCTCGAAGGCTGGCTTGACGTGGTCGACCTCTCCGACGCCACACAATAA
- the gcvT gene encoding glycine cleavage system aminomethyltransferase GcvT, translated as MTLQRTPLHDLAIAAGAKFVPFSGWEMAVQYKGLKVEHQAVRTEVGMFDISHMGKFQLAGENLIAAMQKLVPSNLARLAPGQAQYTVLLNDHGGIIDDVIYYHQGDRQGFLIVNAATTQKDWDWLTHHLTAQGITLTDVSQENILLAIQGPQAEKALQPVVENLDLATLKLFNHGQGQIFGETAFIARTGYTGEDGFEVMVAPTAGKKLWSALIDAGVMPCGLGARDTLRLEAGLHLYGQDMDDDTTPLEAGLGWLIHWQEKDAFIAKDILQTQKAAGVQRRLVGLEMQGRGIARHDYSVLVNGEAVGLVTSGTMSPTLEKAIALAYLPLEFSKVGQAVTVEIRGKQYPAQVVKKPFYRASKK; from the coding sequence ATGACTTTACAGCGCACGCCCCTCCATGACCTCGCCATTGCAGCGGGTGCCAAATTTGTACCGTTTTCCGGTTGGGAGATGGCCGTGCAATACAAAGGCCTAAAGGTGGAGCATCAGGCGGTGCGCACAGAGGTGGGAATGTTTGATATTTCCCACATGGGCAAGTTTCAGTTGGCTGGGGAAAACCTCATTGCAGCCATGCAAAAACTGGTGCCTTCAAATCTGGCACGACTTGCTCCCGGTCAAGCGCAATACACAGTGCTACTCAATGACCACGGCGGCATCATCGATGATGTGATCTATTATCACCAGGGCGATCGCCAGGGCTTTTTGATTGTGAATGCGGCCACCACCCAGAAGGATTGGGACTGGTTAACGCACCATTTGACAGCGCAGGGGATCACTTTAACCGATGTCTCCCAAGAAAATATCTTGCTGGCGATCCAAGGCCCCCAGGCGGAGAAAGCCTTGCAACCTGTTGTGGAAAATTTAGATTTGGCGACCCTAAAGCTGTTTAACCACGGCCAAGGACAAATTTTCGGGGAAACGGCTTTTATTGCCCGGACTGGCTACACTGGCGAAGATGGCTTTGAGGTGATGGTCGCGCCGACAGCAGGGAAAAAACTTTGGAGCGCTTTAATCGATGCGGGGGTGATGCCCTGTGGTTTGGGAGCACGGGATACGCTGCGACTGGAGGCCGGGTTACACCTCTATGGTCAGGACATGGACGACGACACAACCCCTTTGGAAGCGGGTTTGGGGTGGCTGATCCACTGGCAAGAAAAAGATGCGTTTATCGCTAAGGATATTTTGCAGACCCAAAAAGCAGCAGGTGTTCAACGGCGTTTGGTGGGCCTAGAGATGCAGGGGCGCGGTATCGCCCGCCATGACTATTCTGTTCTCGTCAATGGTGAAGCAGTGGGCCTTGTGACCAGTGGTACGATGTCCCCCACCCTCGAAAAGGCGATCGCCTTAGCTTATCTCCCGTTGGAATTTAGCAAAGTAGGTCAAGCTGTCACCGTAGAAATCCGCGGGAAACAGTACCCAGCCCAGGTGGTGAAAAAACCTTTTTATCGTGCCAGCAAAAAATAG
- a CDS encoding DEAD/DEAH box helicase, with translation MRRRPKLTYDRGTLILHPPPQGKTWLDFVTWDDRIEKFRLSAQDYRPLVERLRNEGVDFIDAAQQFSPLDFDPAFPLEPYPHQREALLAWKKGDRQGVVVLPTAAGKTYLAQLAMASTPRTTLVVVPTLDLMHQWYAQLSTAFPNIDVGLLGGGSRDRTPILIATYHSAAIHAETLGNQYALIIFDECHHLPSDFFRAIAEYSIAPYRLGLTATPDRSDGREQDLKHLIGPVVYDRTPSSLSGKALAEHQIIQLKIPLTITEADQYQQLIATRNQFLRDNNIYLGSLEGWQNFVAISCRSAAGRRAMLAHRQAKDIAAGTAGKLRTLAQLIQRHYPEKILIFTNDNATVYRISQDFLIPAITHQTPVKERHEILEKFRRETYHILVTSHVLNEGVDVPNARVAIILSGSGSSREYVQRLGRILRKGKSATKLALLYELVAENTNEEQLSQRRRSPLNPTKQPLTSINSNSNLPRVAEAQSPYKANFPEKSEQPKDPPI, from the coding sequence ATGAGACGACGACCTAAACTCACCTATGACCGGGGCACCCTGATCCTCCATCCCCCACCCCAGGGTAAAACTTGGCTAGATTTCGTCACTTGGGATGATCGCATTGAAAAATTTAGGCTCTCAGCCCAGGATTATCGCCCCCTCGTGGAACGGTTACGAAACGAAGGGGTAGATTTTATCGATGCGGCCCAACAATTTTCACCCCTAGATTTTGATCCGGCCTTTCCCCTCGAACCCTATCCCCACCAACGGGAAGCCTTGTTAGCCTGGAAAAAAGGCGATCGCCAAGGAGTTGTGGTCTTACCCACCGCCGCCGGAAAAACCTACCTCGCCCAACTGGCCATGGCCAGTACCCCCCGCACAACCTTGGTGGTGGTGCCTACACTCGATTTGATGCACCAATGGTATGCCCAGCTCAGCACCGCTTTTCCGAACATTGATGTGGGTCTGTTGGGGGGTGGTTCCCGCGATCGCACCCCTATCTTGATTGCCACCTACCACAGCGCCGCGATCCACGCAGAAACCCTCGGAAACCAATATGCCCTGATTATTTTCGATGAATGTCACCATTTACCCAGTGACTTTTTCCGGGCGATCGCCGAATATTCCATTGCCCCCTATCGTCTCGGTTTAACCGCCACCCCCGACCGGAGCGATGGCCGTGAGCAGGATCTAAAACACCTCATTGGGCCTGTCGTATATGACCGTACCCCCAGTTCCCTTTCCGGGAAAGCCCTAGCCGAGCACCAAATTATTCAACTCAAAATTCCTCTAACCATCACCGAGGCCGACCAATATCAACAACTCATCGCCACCCGCAATCAATTTCTCCGGGACAACAATATTTATTTGGGTTCTCTCGAAGGTTGGCAAAATTTTGTCGCCATCAGTTGTCGTTCCGCTGCGGGTCGCCGCGCCATGTTGGCCCACCGTCAGGCCAAAGATATTGCCGCTGGCACTGCTGGAAAACTCCGCACCCTTGCCCAGTTAATCCAACGTCACTACCCCGAAAAAATCCTTATTTTTACCAACGACAACGCCACCGTTTATCGCATCTCCCAGGACTTTTTAATTCCCGCCATTACCCACCAGACCCCAGTCAAAGAACGCCATGAAATCCTCGAAAAATTTCGTCGCGAAACATACCATATCCTGGTGACTTCCCATGTTTTAAATGAGGGGGTTGATGTTCCCAATGCTAGAGTGGCAATTATTCTCTCCGGCAGCGGTTCGAGTCGGGAATATGTACAACGTTTAGGGCGAATTTTACGCAAAGGTAAATCAGCGACAAAATTGGCTCTTTTGTATGAATTGGTAGCAGAAAATACAAACGAAGAGCAACTTTCCCAACGGCGACGTTCTCCCCTTAACCCAACAAAGCAACCGCTTACCTCTATAAATTCAAACAGTAATTTACCACGGGTTGCAGAAGCCCAAAGCCCTTATAAAGCAAACTTCCCAGAGAAATCTGAACAGCCCAAAGACCCACCCATTTGA
- a CDS encoding tetratricopeptide repeat protein encodes MAGWLKKLFSPSQGRGQIPTVDLPPLTDADFEFLLAQLLQGISRGWQPDRLEVFIADLGIRGKVTAWEAWLERYSTQILAQAQPPQQQQIGTRLLYISNAFKNSPKLQRFARAFGDTGQQLVTGRGKITIEIWEYDGADQLAELETTPENTPVPEYSQEASPETVEPVVTPEVETAAEPLSEMPETINPEEPETPIQEMPEETTQEITETTTEGTPQTIESLFQAGLTKADQGDFVGAIADWDQVIEINPTISAVWHNRGSALGRLKQYDQALESLKQAILLAPDNVLIWRDHSYVLMALEQWQAALKSWNTTIELQEDLTEAWYQRGLTLEQLNKLENAQINYRRVLHLVPDFVQARERLEAIEAVLNAPSSPLPTDPWAE; translated from the coding sequence ATGGCGGGTTGGTTAAAAAAGCTATTTTCTCCCTCTCAGGGTCGGGGCCAAATACCCACCGTAGACCTTCCCCCCCTCACCGACGCAGATTTTGAATTTTTATTGGCGCAGCTCCTCCAGGGTATCTCTCGCGGGTGGCAGCCTGACCGCCTAGAAGTATTTATCGCTGATTTGGGGATTCGCGGCAAAGTCACCGCCTGGGAAGCATGGCTAGAACGCTACAGTACACAAATACTAGCACAGGCACAACCCCCCCAACAACAACAAATTGGCACACGATTGCTCTACATCAGTAATGCCTTTAAAAATTCGCCGAAGTTACAACGTTTCGCCCGTGCTTTCGGGGATACAGGACAACAATTAGTCACGGGACGCGGGAAAATTACCATTGAAATTTGGGAGTACGATGGTGCCGATCAACTCGCTGAGTTAGAAACAACCCCAGAAAATACCCCAGTACCAGAATATTCCCAAGAAGCATCCCCAGAAACAGTAGAACCGGTCGTCACCCCCGAAGTGGAAACGGCGGCGGAACCCCTGTCTGAAATGCCGGAAACGATCAATCCAGAGGAACCAGAAACGCCGATCCAAGAGATGCCAGAGGAAACTACCCAAGAAATCACGGAAACCACAACTGAGGGCACTCCCCAAACCATTGAATCGTTGTTTCAGGCTGGTCTGACAAAGGCCGATCAAGGAGACTTTGTTGGGGCGATCGCTGACTGGGATCAAGTGATTGAAATCAATCCAACAATTTCTGCAGTGTGGCATAACCGGGGCAGTGCCCTTGGTCGCCTCAAGCAATATGACCAAGCCCTCGAATCCCTCAAACAAGCAATTCTGTTAGCCCCCGATAACGTTCTCATTTGGCGCGATCACAGTTATGTGCTCATGGCCCTTGAACAATGGCAGGCAGCCCTCAAAAGCTGGAATACCACCATCGAATTGCAAGAAGACCTCACCGAAGCTTGGTACCAGCGGGGCCTCACCCTAGAACAACTCAACAAACTAGAAAACGCCCAAATCAACTACCGTCGCGTTTTGCATCTTGTGCCGGATTTTGTCCAGGCCCGAGAGCGTTTAGAGGCCATCGAAGCAGTGCTCAATGCCCCGTCCTCACCGCTACCGACAGATCCTTGGGCTGAATAA
- the phoU gene encoding phosphate signaling complex protein PhoU produces the protein MQLFHQSPQRERTQFERSLQRLEQEVLRMGALVEQAFRLGHNCLFKEDLEAYETLRALDKEIDRYYRQIEADCSAMLTLKAPVSQDCRFVSAFMQLVRDLERIADYAEDLAEKSMRLVPYPTHILMADIEGMSEHAQLMLSTSLVALADLDPNAGAYVKKLDDRVDDDYDRIYAALAQQQNQPGVIEPFILMALIIRDLERMADHATNIAQRVSYIITGQRG, from the coding sequence ATGCAATTATTTCATCAGTCGCCTCAAAGAGAACGAACGCAATTTGAACGTTCTTTACAACGTTTAGAACAAGAAGTTTTGCGGATGGGGGCGCTGGTCGAGCAAGCCTTTCGTTTGGGTCATAACTGTCTGTTTAAAGAAGATTTAGAGGCTTATGAAACGCTCCGGGCCTTAGATAAAGAGATTGACCGCTACTATCGCCAGATTGAAGCTGATTGCTCGGCAATGCTCACCTTGAAGGCCCCAGTGAGTCAAGATTGCCGGTTTGTGAGTGCGTTTATGCAGTTGGTGCGAGATTTAGAGCGGATCGCTGATTATGCTGAGGATTTGGCGGAAAAGTCCATGCGTTTAGTCCCCTATCCGACCCACATTCTAATGGCGGATATTGAAGGGATGTCAGAACATGCCCAGTTAATGTTGTCCACAAGCTTGGTGGCCCTAGCGGATCTAGATCCCAATGCAGGTGCCTATGTGAAAAAATTGGATGACCGGGTCGATGATGATTATGACCGCATTTATGCGGCCTTAGCCCAGCAGCAAAATCAGCCTGGGGTCATAGAACCATTTATTTTAATGGCGTTGATTATTCGGGATCTAGAACGCATGGCTGACCACGCGACCAATATTGCCCAGCGGGTTTCTTATATCATCACCGGACAACGGGGCTAA
- a CDS encoding DNA polymerase III subunit gamma/tau encodes MAYEPLHHKYRPQTFAQLVGQEAIATTLSNALEQRRIAPAYLFSGPRGTGKTSSARILAKSLNCLNAAQPTPHPCGECEVCRAIANGSALDVIEIDAASNTGVDNIRELIERSQFAPVQCRYKVYVIDECHMLSVAAFNALLKTLEEPPAHVVFVLATTDPQRVLPTIISRCQRFDYRRIPLDAMVAHLRKIAHLENIDIPLESVTLIAQIANGGLRDAESLLDQLSLLSGEITPDKVWDLVGAVPERDLLQLLQVIHSNDPEAVIQQCRSLLNRGREPLVVLQNLASFYLNLLIAKTAPQRGDLIAVTQPTWEILCQEANQWELSTILQGQQHLKESEYQLKNTTQPRLWLEITLLGLLPAAFGQTQTTRTATTPLNTQINLQTQPTATPPTSPPPPQDIPHPFGETPPATNGHGSGTPPSPVDTQVHQVPPKPEVPQVPAPVPEAKAIAKAPPSQDVIPPTVQPTEPPPLSPSPPATTSPTISALEREELWQGIVRQLPLLSQSLFRDHGKLLQLTDHSALIGIKSANLLKIAKNKTLQLEAAFEKICGNPLKVTLQVGHGLENGQGGTSVTPILSTPAPAPTVISPAQNPIEMPPPPVAETPQPMAPPPLGSPTKPAPDPKPPEPTPTAHRKADLGEITPPAPAVPPLVESASASEPTATAEIPETTDDIQAIAQQFAELFDGEVIELTHFVPPEETDVQVVLPPEPEKPPPPVPEPPTIPVVQGRPPVPVAPDDEIPF; translated from the coding sequence ATGGCCTACGAACCGCTCCACCACAAATATCGTCCCCAGACTTTTGCGCAGTTGGTTGGTCAAGAGGCGATCGCCACAACCTTGAGTAATGCCCTCGAACAGCGACGCATTGCCCCAGCCTATTTGTTCTCAGGGCCACGGGGGACGGGGAAAACCTCCAGCGCGCGGATCTTGGCTAAGTCTCTAAATTGTCTAAATGCAGCCCAACCGACGCCCCACCCTTGTGGCGAGTGTGAAGTTTGTCGGGCGATCGCCAACGGGTCAGCCTTAGATGTGATTGAAATTGACGCGGCGAGTAATACGGGCGTTGATAATATTCGCGAACTCATCGAGCGATCGCAGTTTGCCCCAGTGCAATGTCGCTACAAAGTTTATGTCATCGACGAATGCCATATGTTGAGTGTGGCAGCGTTCAATGCTTTATTGAAAACCCTCGAAGAACCCCCTGCCCACGTTGTATTTGTCCTGGCAACAACGGATCCCCAAAGGGTTTTACCAACGATTATTTCCCGCTGTCAACGGTTTGACTATCGGCGTATTCCCCTCGATGCGATGGTCGCCCACCTACGGAAAATTGCCCATTTAGAAAATATCGATATTCCCCTCGAATCGGTAACGTTAATTGCGCAAATTGCCAACGGAGGGTTGCGGGATGCAGAAAGTTTATTGGATCAACTGAGTTTATTGTCCGGTGAAATTACCCCTGATAAGGTCTGGGATTTAGTGGGGGCCGTGCCGGAGCGGGATCTATTGCAATTACTCCAAGTGATTCACAGCAATGATCCAGAGGCAGTTATTCAACAATGCCGGAGCCTGTTAAACCGAGGTCGGGAACCCCTGGTTGTGCTGCAAAATTTGGCGAGCTTTTATCTAAATTTGCTCATTGCCAAAACTGCCCCCCAACGGGGAGATCTGATCGCTGTGACCCAACCGACTTGGGAAATCCTGTGCCAGGAAGCCAACCAGTGGGAGCTTTCCACCATTTTGCAGGGACAGCAACACCTCAAAGAAAGTGAATATCAACTCAAAAATACGACCCAACCGCGTCTGTGGTTAGAAATTACCCTGTTGGGATTACTTCCCGCTGCTTTTGGACAGACCCAAACTACTCGAACCGCGACCACTCCTTTAAATACTCAGATCAATCTACAAACGCAGCCTACCGCGACACCGCCGACTTCTCCGCCACCTCCACAGGACATCCCCCATCCCTTTGGGGAAACACCCCCTGCAACCAATGGCCACGGCTCTGGAACGCCCCCCTCTCCGGTAGACACTCAAGTTCACCAAGTTCCTCCCAAACCCGAAGTTCCCCAAGTTCCGGCCCCTGTACCAGAAGCAAAGGCGATCGCCAAAGCGCCACCGTCCCAGGATGTAATCCCTCCAACGGTTCAGCCCACCGAGCCACCCCCTTTATCACCGTCACCTCCTGCAACCACCAGCCCGACAATTTCGGCCCTGGAACGGGAAGAATTGTGGCAAGGCATTGTGCGCCAACTGCCCCTGTTGAGCCAGTCTTTGTTTCGAGACCATGGCAAACTGCTCCAGCTTACGGATCACAGCGCTCTCATCGGCATTAAAAGCGCCAACTTACTCAAAATTGCCAAAAATAAAACCCTCCAGCTTGAGGCGGCCTTTGAGAAAATCTGTGGCAACCCCCTTAAGGTGACCTTACAAGTGGGCCATGGTTTAGAAAATGGCCAGGGAGGAACATCAGTAACCCCGATTTTATCTACGCCTGCACCAGCACCAACAGTTATTTCTCCGGCGCAAAATCCTATCGAGATGCCGCCGCCCCCGGTTGCGGAAACCCCGCAGCCCATGGCCCCACCGCCCCTAGGGTCGCCAACCAAACCAGCACCAGATCCAAAACCTCCGGAACCAACACCAACGGCGCACCGCAAAGCGGATCTCGGAGAGATCACCCCGCCAGCCCCAGCGGTTCCTCCCCTCGTTGAGTCAGCATCAGCGTCTGAACCCACAGCCACAGCAGAGATCCCAGAAACGACCGATGATATTCAGGCGATCGCCCAACAGTTTGCAGAATTGTTTGACGGAGAGGTGATCGAACTGACTCACTTTGTCCCCCCAGAAGAAACGGACGTGCAGGTTGTGCTTCCTCCCGAACCCGAAAAACCCCCACCACCTGTTCCCGAACCGCCGACCATCCCCGTTGTTCAAGGTCGTCCACCCGTGCCAGTGGCCCCAGACGATGAGATTCCGTTCTGA